A single region of the Triticum dicoccoides isolate Atlit2015 ecotype Zavitan chromosome 2B, WEW_v2.0, whole genome shotgun sequence genome encodes:
- the LOC119365057 gene encoding aldehyde dehydrogenase family 3 member F1-like isoform X1 → MGSMATSVEEIGAAVAPQAVERRLGELRATFESGRTRPLSWRQSQLRGLLRLLADKEEEAFRALHDDLGKHRAEAYRDEVGVLTKSANAALREIGKWVAPEKASSTHYLVTLQCILFVRIAPQLLLGPNSAVSWMGAQVWVPLVAFPASAQVVPEPLGVVLIFSCWNFPLGLSLEPLIGAIAAGNAVALKPSELAPATAKFLEENIGEYLDATAVKVIQGGPAVGEQLMEHRWDKVLFTGCPRVARVVMAAAAKHLTPVALELGGKCPCIFDAVAGRRNLQTSVNRVIFAKWSSCAGQACIAIDYVLVEERFAPTLIKVLKSTLKRFIADQDQMARIVNGRHFQRLSNLLKDPAVAASILHGGGLDAKNLSIEPTILLNPPLDSAIMTEEIFGPLLPIITVKKIEDSIAFVRARPKPLAVYAFTDSAPLKRRIVEETSSGSVTFNDAVVQFGVDTLPFGGVGQSGFGQYHGKYSFEMFSHKKAVLRRGFLVEAMLRYPPWDKQKIAMMRHLFRYDYVRFILTFLGLRK, encoded by the exons ATGGGCTCAATGGCGACCAGCGTAGAGGAGATCGGCGCGGCGGTGGCGCCACAGGCGGTGGAGCGCCGCCTGGGCGAGCTGCGAGCGACCTTCGAGAGCGGCAGGACCCGGCCCCTGTCGTGGCGGCAGTCCCAGCTGCGCGGCCTCCTCCGGCTCCTCgccgacaaggaggaggaagcgttCCGCGCGCTCCACGACGACCTCGGCAAGCACCGCGCCGAGGCCTACAGAGACGAG GTCGGCGTGCTCACCAAGTCAGCCAACGCCGCGCTGCGGGAGATCGGGAAATGGGTGGCGCCGGAGAAGGCAAGCTCGACTCACTATTTGGTCACTCTGCAATGCATACTGTtcgttcgcatcgcaccccagcTGCTTTTGGGGCCTAACTCCGCCGTGTCATGGATGGGGGCGCAGGTCTGGGTGCCGCTGGTGGCGTTCCCGGCGAGCGCGCAGGTGGTGCCGGAGCCGCTCGGGGTCGTCCTCATCTTCTCCTGCTGGAACTTCCCCTTGG GTCTTTCTTTGGAGCCGCTGATCGGGGCCATAGCGGCGGGGAACGCCGTGGCGCTGAAGCCGTCGGAGCTGGCGCCGGCAACGGCCAAGTTCCTGGAGGAGAacataggcgagtacttggacgccACGGCGGTGAAGGTCATCCAGGGCGGCCCCGCGGTGGGGGAGCAGCTCATGGAGCACAGATGGGACAAGGTCCTCTTCACCG GGTGCCCGCGCGTGGCGCGCGtggtgatggcggcggcggcgaagcacCTGACGCCCGTGGCGCTGGAGCTGGGCGGGAAGTGCCCCTGCATCTTCGACGCCGTCGCCGGCAGGAGGAACCTCCAGACCTCGGTGAACCGCGTGATCTTCGCCAAGTGGTCGTCCTGCGCCGGCCAGGCCTGCATCGCCATCGACTACGTGCTCGTCGAGGAGCGATTCGCGCCCACCCTG atcaaggtgctcaAGTCGACGCTGAAGAGGTTCATCGCCGATCAGGACCAGATGGCGCGGATCGTCAACGGGCGGCATTTCCAACGGCTGAGTAACCTCCTCAAGGACCCGGCGGTGGCGGCATCCATCCTGCACGGCGGCGGCTTGGATGCCAAGAACCT GTCCATCGAGCCCACGATACTGCTGAACCCGCCGCTGGACTCCGCGATCATGACCGAGGAGATCTTCGGCCCTCTGCTCCCCATCATCACG GTGAAGAAGATCGAGGACAGCATCGCGTTCGTAAGGGCGCGGCCGAAGCCGCTGGCCGTGTACGCCTTCACCGACAGCGCGCCGCTGaagcgccggatcgtggaggagacGTCGTCGGGGAGCGTCACCTTCAACGACGCCGTCGTACAG TTCGGGGTGGACACGCTGCCGTTCGGCGGCGTGGGGCAGAGCGGGTTCGGGCAGTACCACGGCAAGTACTCCTTCGAGATGTTCAGCCACAAGAAGGCGGTGCTGCGGAGGGGCTTCCTGGTGGAGGCCATGCTGAGGTACCCGCCGTGGGACAAGCAGAAGATCGCCATGATGCGCCACCTCTTCCGCTACGACTACGTCCGCTTCATCCTCACCTTCCTCGGCCTGCGGAAATGA
- the LOC119365057 gene encoding aldehyde dehydrogenase family 3 member F1-like isoform X2, with amino-acid sequence MGSMATSVEEIGAAVAPQAVERRLGELRATFESGRTRPLSWRQSQLRGLLRLLADKEEEAFRALHDDLGKHRAEAYRDEVGVLTKSANAALREIGKWVAPEKVWVPLVAFPASAQVVPEPLGVVLIFSCWNFPLGLSLEPLIGAIAAGNAVALKPSELAPATAKFLEENIGEYLDATAVKVIQGGPAVGEQLMEHRWDKVLFTGCPRVARVVMAAAAKHLTPVALELGGKCPCIFDAVAGRRNLQTSVNRVIFAKWSSCAGQACIAIDYVLVEERFAPTLIKVLKSTLKRFIADQDQMARIVNGRHFQRLSNLLKDPAVAASILHGGGLDAKNLSIEPTILLNPPLDSAIMTEEIFGPLLPIITVKKIEDSIAFVRARPKPLAVYAFTDSAPLKRRIVEETSSGSVTFNDAVVQFGVDTLPFGGVGQSGFGQYHGKYSFEMFSHKKAVLRRGFLVEAMLRYPPWDKQKIAMMRHLFRYDYVRFILTFLGLRK; translated from the exons ATGGGCTCAATGGCGACCAGCGTAGAGGAGATCGGCGCGGCGGTGGCGCCACAGGCGGTGGAGCGCCGCCTGGGCGAGCTGCGAGCGACCTTCGAGAGCGGCAGGACCCGGCCCCTGTCGTGGCGGCAGTCCCAGCTGCGCGGCCTCCTCCGGCTCCTCgccgacaaggaggaggaagcgttCCGCGCGCTCCACGACGACCTCGGCAAGCACCGCGCCGAGGCCTACAGAGACGAG GTCGGCGTGCTCACCAAGTCAGCCAACGCCGCGCTGCGGGAGATCGGGAAATGGGTGGCGCCGGAGAAG GTCTGGGTGCCGCTGGTGGCGTTCCCGGCGAGCGCGCAGGTGGTGCCGGAGCCGCTCGGGGTCGTCCTCATCTTCTCCTGCTGGAACTTCCCCTTGG GTCTTTCTTTGGAGCCGCTGATCGGGGCCATAGCGGCGGGGAACGCCGTGGCGCTGAAGCCGTCGGAGCTGGCGCCGGCAACGGCCAAGTTCCTGGAGGAGAacataggcgagtacttggacgccACGGCGGTGAAGGTCATCCAGGGCGGCCCCGCGGTGGGGGAGCAGCTCATGGAGCACAGATGGGACAAGGTCCTCTTCACCG GGTGCCCGCGCGTGGCGCGCGtggtgatggcggcggcggcgaagcacCTGACGCCCGTGGCGCTGGAGCTGGGCGGGAAGTGCCCCTGCATCTTCGACGCCGTCGCCGGCAGGAGGAACCTCCAGACCTCGGTGAACCGCGTGATCTTCGCCAAGTGGTCGTCCTGCGCCGGCCAGGCCTGCATCGCCATCGACTACGTGCTCGTCGAGGAGCGATTCGCGCCCACCCTG atcaaggtgctcaAGTCGACGCTGAAGAGGTTCATCGCCGATCAGGACCAGATGGCGCGGATCGTCAACGGGCGGCATTTCCAACGGCTGAGTAACCTCCTCAAGGACCCGGCGGTGGCGGCATCCATCCTGCACGGCGGCGGCTTGGATGCCAAGAACCT GTCCATCGAGCCCACGATACTGCTGAACCCGCCGCTGGACTCCGCGATCATGACCGAGGAGATCTTCGGCCCTCTGCTCCCCATCATCACG GTGAAGAAGATCGAGGACAGCATCGCGTTCGTAAGGGCGCGGCCGAAGCCGCTGGCCGTGTACGCCTTCACCGACAGCGCGCCGCTGaagcgccggatcgtggaggagacGTCGTCGGGGAGCGTCACCTTCAACGACGCCGTCGTACAG TTCGGGGTGGACACGCTGCCGTTCGGCGGCGTGGGGCAGAGCGGGTTCGGGCAGTACCACGGCAAGTACTCCTTCGAGATGTTCAGCCACAAGAAGGCGGTGCTGCGGAGGGGCTTCCTGGTGGAGGCCATGCTGAGGTACCCGCCGTGGGACAAGCAGAAGATCGCCATGATGCGCCACCTCTTCCGCTACGACTACGTCCGCTTCATCCTCACCTTCCTCGGCCTGCGGAAATGA